Genomic segment of Rhodohalobacter mucosus:
AGAAATTGCTTGTTATGTTTTGAATTTACTGAATTTCGAGCTTAACCTTCTTGCCTAAGGCTTTTGCATACTTCGTAAGGGTACTGAGCTTGATATCCTCAGCATGGTTCTCCATCCTGGAAATTACGGATTTGGTGGTATTCAACTTCTCGGCAACATCAGCTTGTGTCACACCCATCTGTTCACGAGCCTGACGTAGGATGACACCAATTTTAAAGTTCAGATATCCTTCTTCGAAATTCTCCGCAAACTCCGGGCTTTCCGCTTTTTTCTTATCAATAAAAATTTCTAAATCGTCCTTCTTCATTGTCCTTTCCTCCGGTAATAATCTCGCTTCCGCTCTTCGGCGGTTTCAATTTCTTGTTTTGGGACTTTGTTCGTTTTCTTGGCAAATCCACTGGTTAATACAATCAACATCGGACCATCAAAGAAACCGAGTAATCGAAATGTGTTATTGCCAATCGTTGCACGGACTTCCCAAATGTCATCCGTGCTTTTGAGCTTTTTCAAGTACTGCGTTGGCACCTGTTCCAAATCCCGAACCACACGTAACGTCCAGGCAATCTTTTTGGAATGCTTATCTGGAAGATCGTTTAAAAAATCTTCCACCGGACAGTTACCGAATTCAGTCCTGTAGAACTTGATAACACGCATAACTCAAAGTTAGCATATATGCGAACTTCTGCAAGTAGAAAATTTTTAGAAAAAGGCGAAGGGATATCTTATTAGGAGAGTAGCTTATTGAGAAACATAACGGCCTGGCGTTTAAGCGGTTTTGTCTTTTACGGCTAATAATCTGGGAAAAAGCAAGAGATACCGCAACTTTTAAGATTTTTTATTACCAACTTTGAGCGGCAAAATCCGGTTGAAACGCTGGTTATAGCCCAGACTCACTTTTGCACAAGCTCCCAAAACTCCCTTGGTGTTACAATTCTCAATTGTGGTACTTGTTTTGAAATAGTTAAAAGGTCTTTATCTCCGGTAACCAGGATATCTGCTTTTGCTCTTAATGCTGATTCCAATACCCATCGGTCATCTTCATCCCTGACTTTTACTTCAGAAGGGTTATCAGGTATAGGTTCAACGTGATGATTTCGAAGAAATTGAAGGACATCGGAAACTTTTCTTTTGGGAACCTTGAGTTTTGTAGTCAGCACCCTTTGTAACTCTAGTAATACAAATTCTCCTGTCATCAATTGATGGTCAGCAAGTATGATTTCAAGCAGATCCGCACACAATCCTCTTGCCGTAAATGCGCTGACCAATACGTTGGTATCGGCAAATATTTTCATGATACACTCCAGGCTGAGAATTGGGCGATGGGATATATAACGTTATTGGAGTGCACTGTGAGACTATAAAAATCAAATTTAAAATCCTCACGAAACTTCCCTGAAAACATCTTCATCAGTTAACCATCCTTGCGCTTCTCCGTAGGGCAAAAGTTCTTTACGCAGTTGTTGAAAGGATTCGATAGATAACTGACGCCTGAGGGCATCCCGAACCAATTCACTTTTGGGGCGCCCGGTACGTTTAGCGGCCTGCTCAAGAAGTTGTTCAAGATCTTTGTCGATGCGAATAGAAAGTGTTGTATTCATAGTAGTATATTAAATGTATTACAATGTAATACAATTACAACGAATGGGCAACAATAGTAGTATTTAGAAGGGCTATAACGGCTCAGCGTTTAAACGGCGAGTCTGGTTGTTAAAATTAAAGACCCGAACCGCGTTCGAGTCCGTTTGAAACGCCTTGTTATACCAACTACTAGACTATTTGGCTTCTGCCAATGTTTGCAAAATAGGCAACAGAAAAACTAAGAGCGCCCCCAATGGCAGCCATAAGTCCAAGTCTCCATATGTGTCCCCAAATAGGAATGTCTAAAATTGTGCCTGCGTCATAAATTCCGATAAATAGGTACAGTATGATAGTCGCTACCATAAATGTCAGAAATGATGTGGTAAATCGCTTAGAGAAAGCAGACCATTGTACTGCTCGCAGGGCAGCAAAAGTTGCTATTATCAGAGCGGTATAGGGAATAAAGATGGCAAGTCCTTTTGTAGTAACAATAGTTGTTACAATAAGTGCTGCACCACCAAGAACTCCTAAAGCAAGTGAAACTGGGAAGGGTTTAAGAGCACTCTTGAAGTTTTTCATATTCTTGCTCCTAGATTTTAAGTGATAGTTGGTATAACGGCTTGGTGTTTCTGCGACCGGGCTATGAACTTGTAAGTCAAACAAGAAACCGGAACCGGTCCGCAGGAAACACTTGTTAACGCAACCCCGCACTTGATTTAGGTGGATTCTGCCTAACATGCCACACAGTCTGAATATAGATCGTATTATCTTCTTTACGTATACGGTATATTACCCTATAGTTTCCGAATATCAATTCACGCAAAGTTGGCTCATTATATTCTGGCACAATCCGCCCTGACTCGGGTTGCTCAATAAGCTGATCAGTTTTCTTAATCACTTTCAAAGCCCACTTTTCAGCAGTTGCTACATCATCTTTAGCAATGTAGTCGACAAACTTGTTTAGCTTGTGCAATGCCTGATTGGTCCAGACTATTTCCACTTAGCCAGGTTTTCTTTAATCCGTTTTTTAGCTTCTTCATGCGAAACGACTTCTCCTCTTGCAATTTGGCGTTCCGCTTCAATCAGCTCTTCCATCAAATCGATTTTATCAACCATACGCTGATACTCAGATACATCCACTAAAACAGCCGCACTTTTTCCGTGCTGTGTTAAAACAATGGATCGCTTCTGCTTTTTGATTCGGTCAATGAAATCCGCTGCGTGTTTCCGGAATTCGGAAAGCGGTTGAATGTCTTGGTCTATTTCAATTCGCGCTGTGGCCATAACGATTTGGTTTTCTTTTAAACGTATCTTTAATGTACAATATTAATACATAATGAGTTAACGAAAAAAAGGAAGTGTAATGGAGAAGGGTGCGTTAACGGTTCGGCAATTCTGCTGCGGGTTATTCAAATTAAATGACGAGCAACCAAAATAAACCCGTCAGCAGAAATTGCTTGTTATGTTTTGAATTTACTGAATTTCGAGCTTAACCTTCTTGCCTAAGGCTTTTGCATATTTCGTAAGGGTACTGAGCTTGATATCCTCAGCATGGTTCTCCATCCTGGAAATTACGGATTTGGTGGTGTTCAACTTCTCGGCAACATCAGCTTGTGTCACACCCATCTGTTCACGAGCCTGACGAAGGATGACTCCAATTTTAAAGTTCAGATATCCTTCTTCGAAATTCTCCGCAAACTCCAGGCTTTCCGCTTTTTTCTTATCGATAAAAATTTCTAAATCGTCCTTTTTCATTGTCCTTTCCTCCGGTAATAATCACGTTTCCGCTCTTCGGCGATTTCAATTTCCTGTTTAGGGACCTTGTTCGACTTTTTGGCAAATCCACTGGTTAATACGATTAACTCCGGTCCATCAATGAAACCGAGAAGCCGAAATGTGTTGTTGCCTAATGTTGCACGAACTTCCCAAATATCATCCGTGCTTTTAAGCTTTTTCAGGTACTGAGTTGGTACCTGTTCCAGATCCCGAACCACACGTAATGTCCAGGCAATCTTTTTGGATTGTTTATCGGGAAGATCGTTCAAAAAATCTTCCACCGGACAATTACCGGATTCAGTCCTGTAGAACTTAATAACGCGCATGAAACAAAGTTAGCATATATGCGAACATTGTCAAGCAAAAAATTTGTCGGTGAAGCTGAGAAATGTTTAAAAAGGAGAGTGCTTATAGAGAAACATAACGACATGGCGCATAAGGTGCGCACGGATGAATGTTGATTTATTAAATAATGAACTAGAAGCTAAAAAGCCAAAAGTTGGCAAGACCAGGCGAGGTGCGTCCCCTTAATGCGCGGGTTATATCATTTACAAAGACCAGGTTGCTCCATAAATTTGGCAGCATTATTACAAAAAATACCGGATTTTTCTTCTTCTGTTAGAAAATCTGCTGATTCGATAGAAGCTATTGAAACCTCGTACGGTGCTCCATCTGTGCCAAACATTACTCGATCAATAAGTCCGTTTATTTTATATTCTCTTAGTAGATCATGAAAACCCTTTCTTGGCATCGCTACTTGATAAGGGGTAAGATCTACCATAATATTTGGATATTGTTGGAGTAATAAAACTAAGGTTGGTATCCACTTAATATTCGCATGCATAATGTGAAGTCGAAGATCTGGGAATTTCACTAATATTTCTTCCAGTTCAAATGGATCTCCAAACGACAATCTAAAATCAGGACAGCAATTTTGTGCAGTGAGCGGAGGGGCACCTTGAAGATGAACAGCCACCGGAATATCCAATTCTTCTGCTAATTCAAAATAAGGCATCATTCTTTCATCGTTATATGGAATACCTGCATACGGATTCGTCAACTCACCCATGACCTCGTATGTACCTGTTTCAAATTGTTCTCTAAGCCAATTAAT
This window contains:
- a CDS encoding putative toxin-antitoxin system toxin component, PIN family, with product MKIFADTNVLVSAFTARGLCADLLEIILADHQLMTGEFVLLELQRVLTTKLKVPKRKVSDVLQFLRNHHVEPIPDNPSEVKVRDEDDRWVLESALRAKADILVTGDKDLLTISKQVPQLRIVTPREFWELVQK
- a CDS encoding ribbon-helix-helix protein, CopG family, with the protein product MNTTLSIRIDKDLEQLLEQAAKRTGRPKSELVRDALRRQLSIESFQQLRKELLPYGEAQGWLTDEDVFREVS
- a CDS encoding type II toxin-antitoxin system Phd/YefM family antitoxin, with product MATARIEIDQDIQPLSEFRKHAADFIDRIKKQKRSIVLTQHGKSAAVLVDVSEYQRMVDKIDLMEELIEAERQIARGEVVSHEEAKKRIKENLAKWK
- a CDS encoding type II toxin-antitoxin system RelE/ParE family toxin; translated protein: MEDFLNDLPDKHSKKIAWTLRVVRDLEQVPTQYLKKLKSTDDIWEVRATIGNNTFRLLGFFDGPMLIVLTSGFAKKTNKVPKQEIETAEERKRDYYRRKGQ
- a CDS encoding helix-turn-helix domain-containing protein, whose translation is MKKDDLEIFIDKKKAESPEFAENFEEGYLNFKIGVILRQAREQMGVTQADVAEKLNTTKSVISRMENHAEDIKLSTLTKYAKALGKKVKLEIQ
- a CDS encoding amidohydrolase family protein; its protein translation is MAKHLILFIISLIWINTLQAQQRPIIDMHEHAWNVVQAGPEAPENTTYLKNRLSTADSLNIVRIVASGPHRFVTYWKSIAGDRMISGAFFPCIDGNPPNQGYGPCFPNNQSFPHINWLREQFETGTYEVMGELTNPYAGIPYNDERMMPYFELAEELDIPVAVHLQGAPPLTAQNCCPDFRLSFGDPFELEEILVKFPDLRLHIMHANIKWIPTLVLLLQQYPNIMVDLTPYQVAMPRKGFHDLLREYKINGLIDRVMFGTDGAPYEVSIASIESADFLTEEEKSGIFCNNAAKFMEQPGLCK
- a CDS encoding type II toxin-antitoxin system RelE/ParE family toxin → MEIVWTNQALHKLNKFVDYIAKDDVATAEKWALKVIKKTDQLIEQPESGRIVPEYNEPTLRELIFGNYRVIYRIRKEDNTIYIQTVWHVRQNPPKSSAGLR
- a CDS encoding type II toxin-antitoxin system RelE/ParE family toxin codes for the protein MEDFLNDLPDKQSKKIAWTLRVVRDLEQVPTQYLKKLKSTDDIWEVRATLGNNTFRLLGFIDGPELIVLTSGFAKKSNKVPKQEIEIAEERKRDYYRRKGQ
- a CDS encoding helix-turn-helix domain-containing protein; amino-acid sequence: MKKDDLEIFIDKKKAESLEFAENFEEGYLNFKIGVILRQAREQMGVTQADVAEKLNTTKSVISRMENHAEDIKLSTLTKYAKALGKKVKLEIQ